The DNA window tttgcacatttttgcctttctcatatagaaaggttatgcaatcactctgaaaaacgtcaacctaatcccggcccggagggccgagtgtcatatcccattcgactcagttcgtcgagatcggaaaaagtctgtatgtgtgtgtgtgtatgtatgtgtgtatgtgtgtgtatgtgtgtgtgtatgtatgtgcgtatgtgtcaaataatgtcactcatttttctcagagatggctggaccgatttgcccaaacttagtctcaaatgaaaggtgcaaccttcccatcggctgctattgaattttggatcgatcggaattctggttccggaattacgggtttcagagtgcggccacacagaaatttcgcatagaaactataggaaaaattaaaaatagaatttttatttttgatgctaaatgtattcaaggtgcataaaacgtcgagatttgatgcaaacacgaaaaaaatttgacgaagattcacttttttggattttgcacatttttgcctttctcatatagaaaggttatgcaatcactctgaaaaacgtcaacctaatcccattcgactcagttcgtcgagatcggaaaaagtctgtatgtgtgtgtatgtgtgtatgtatgtgtgtgtatgtgtgtatgtgtatgtgtgtgtgtatgtgtgtgtatgtatgtgcgtgtgtgtcaaataatgtcactcatttttctcagagatggctggaccaatttacccaaacttagtctcaaatggaaggtgcaaccttcccatcggctgcaattgaattttggatcgatcggaattctggttccggaattacgggtttcagagtgcggccacacagaaatttcgcataaaaactataggaaaaattaaaaatagaatttttatttttgatgctaaatgtattcaaggtgcataaaacgtcgagatttgatgcaaacacgaaaaaaatttgacgaagattcacttttttggattttgcacatttttgcctttctcatatagaaaggttatgcaatcactctgaaaaacgtcaacctaatcccggccaaattttttttttcgactcgcataaggtttctggattttaacaggggcgtagttgatggtttacggagaggggttttcaccccccccctctactgttcactcccctcctttaaaaatctccttaaatcacccctcagaccaccacctcatacccctccctttcaaccccatcatctttaaaccagcactatattacaaagcataccaatttaagctggggagtcgttcattcatgggactttcgccctcctcacatacccatccccgcatgacaaaatgagttagcaagcagataacattgatctaatgctgattaggctaatggagtatgatatttttttgtttcaagtgtttcaccgtcgacacgtagctcatcaagttcgtggctggcatgccattgtgtataagtgcaaagtgtactaagaatgtaatggacatttccacaattatgttgaacataaaaagcctccgtgccatagtttagagaaatgagaaaggcacaattgcaccgctaggtggattaaaacaggtttttaaattttggatcAGATTTATATTGTAATAAACAATTTCAAGAATACATGGTCGTTTTTGGATCCAAATGTTCTTATCAAGCTGTGCTCATCTCTCACGCATTAATTTCTACTTAAGGATGCATATTTTGTCAGATATGATAGGTTCGATATTTAGTTGGCTGGAATTCTAGAGCTCTATCTTATCGCGACTTGAACATATTAATTAATACGACATAAATGAGCTTGACGGCATAGATATGTGTTCGAAGTTCTGTGAAATATGATTAACTCGACTGAGCATTTCGTGCGGTTACATTAAGGCATTTCATAGAATTGTAATATAGAATTTTATGTGGTATATTGAGATCCGCAGAAAGTTGTAATTGACTCTAATAATCTATGTAgtatttgaaaaggctactgaaattattgaaattctCAAGATTTTTCGGTTATATGAAACTATATAAAATAATTAATCAAATTCATCTTGTTATTGTTACCGTTGTTCCTCTGATCTTGCGAATGCTTCTCAAGAAGTTCAATTCTCTAATCGTCAATATCACAGTTTTGCTATGTATCGCGTATTTACCAAAATCGTGTCTAATTCGATCAACAACGATCAGCTGCACTGGTCGAAATGAAACGATTTGATTAGTGCTGAATAATAGATTGGAGCATGTATGAACCGCTGGCTTTCTGCTGGAAAACAGCGACGATTAAATAATCACACTGGGTGGTTACAGGGGGAGCTGACACCAGGGATTCGGCCGACGGACAACTCGTTTGAAAATGATGCTACCAAATGGACCATCGTTCAGCGTCTCAGCCGTTTGTCAGGATGAGTAAAGCTACGAAATTGGGGCCCTCTATGGTAGCGTTTGATAAAAGGATATTGAGCTTTCTTACACTAGTAATACATCTACGGCAAAAGGAACTAGCTCGTTAGATTTACGATATTCTGATATATACCGTTTGCTAAAATAAGGCCAAATCAGAACGATTTGATAGGCAGAAAATCATCCAGGTAATCGTATTTTCCATGGCGCATGTTAGGATCTGATCTTCCGGGATGGTAGGAGAAACCACTATCAACCTACAAGtaatattaaccctcaaaataCTAAACATGATCGAGTTTTTCGTTGAAAAATTCTCGAAAGGTGGTTTTTATAGTTTGGGATAAAGAAGTACCTAGTTTTTAATTGCACATCACCTGCAGTCTTTCCAATTGCACAAATATTTAGCGAAAAATCATGTGATGAAAAATCATCACAAGTCGTACATGGGCTCTATTGTTGGATTTTATGTTCAAAGATGGCAATGCCATTTGGATATTTCTTCGAGTTTACATTACTTACGCTTTGTATCGTAGATCTAATTACTCCCAACTACATTACAATGTGGGCAATTTTAGGCAGCTTTTGCTTGTATTTTAAATCTCGAATTTCTTTTActgtgctgaaagaagattcaGATAACGACAGTTCAGAACGTTTTTATCAATATCAtttaaatcaataaattttgataatcaaattcaatatcttgtcgggttctttttcagtttctttgaataataaataatttaaaagcTATGGTAACGGTGATTTTTTTTAGGCACAGGGCTGCCAATTTTCTGAATAGTTAATCAAAGTACACTGTCACTTTGACAGTGTACCTTTATCGGTGTACCAGGGTTATAAAATGTGTCCTCGAAAAATCgtcagagcattccgtattaacatatttgtatttggatcagctctagaactgaattTATTGCAAtcagtctgattggattccgatggagcagtgctgccagggataatttacgttgacgaccgaaaatgattttttcatatatcttcgttatggtgcaatattattgaaaactgataaaacttatcaattttgaCCGTCGTTGGcaacgttttccacgtaattggactattgtaattattctaggagaattgtattgagcattacaaggtaacaattgaccagcttctggcactgccatggaagcacctatctttatgaatgTTTAATACTCACCTTTAATCCACCACCACATGAacctgaaatgaaatgaaattttatgcattgtacATACCTGTAAATACTCACCTAGCCCTAAGAAAAAGTGAACTAATCATAGAATTTTAGAAACAAAATGCAATGTAAAATACTTACCGTACGATTCGCACAGTCAGCCCACTGTGCAAACCctaagcagaaatggattctgcAAACCATAACATAGCTGTCAAACAGCCGCAGCATAAAACACACATAGACAAATGTACAcaaaaaagcatacaataaacATAGTAAAACGCAATCGTTGGTGTCGGTcgcagaaaaatagttttttcgagttttcattttcgCGATATCCAAAGTTCCCTACAAACCCGTTCATTTCGCGCGCGACAGCTGAAAGTGCAGTGGATGCAGAAAAAGTCCTGATTCAGCAGGTGAAAACGGCAAAAACTTTCTAAAAGATCCAGAAAGTAAGAAGAGTGGTGAAGTGCGTGAACATaaatttggtccttcgagccggatcttGAAGAAAAGTGCCCGCGAGTGAACAGAAAACTGCCCAGAATAGGCAAAAAAGTGAACAGAAAACTGCCCAGAATAGGCAAAAAGTGAAGATAAAACTGCCCAGAATAGGCAaaagtgattgcaaattgcCCAGAATAGGCGAAAAAATCGCGAAGAACGGCCCCGCTGTAGACGGGTATAGCCAGAAAAAGTGCGCGAAAAGTGATTTTCGGTAGCGTCCCCAAGCGGCAAACTAGCCATTTTACGCGGTAGTGCAAACAAAACCGCATAGTGTTCCCTCCAAGAAACCACCATCGCAGAATATTTACATCGTCACAACGAGTAGTGCGTGCGAGACACAGCCAGCTGACGATAGCGTAGGTAGTGTGCATTGTTTACCTACTGCCTGAACGGTGCGCGCCGTGCTGGAACATAAAGATTTCTGAaggaatattttcaaaaaagtttttaagtttcgcggtgaaatttttattttgcaaaTTGACTGTTCGGGTGCATTTTGGATTCTTGGAGGTTGAAAAGTGCGTGAGTGAACGGGAATACGGCGCTACCGAAGAAGAAAATGGCCGACGAGAGGAAATTCAGTGAGTTGGAGCTGACGAAGCAGAATATTGTCGATTCAATGGCTTTGTTGGAATATTATGCGAAGGAGTACGACAAGGACAGTAAGTTTGCGGGCCAAGTAGAAGCGTGGGCGGAAAAGTTGGAGAAATTCTACGACGAGTTTCACCGGACGGTGGTGAAATTGGAGATGTTTTCCACCGATAAGGAGCCAATCGACCTGAAAAAGGAACGGCAGTTGTTCGACGGTCGCTGTTATGCTCTTCGGTCCTTCTACTTGGCCAAACTGGCGAAGAAAACATGTTCTCCCCCTTCTGCCAACCCCGCACCGTCGAGACCAATGAACATCAGGCTTCCGGAGCTTAACCTACCCAAGTTTAGCGGTAAGTTGGAAGACTGGTGTGTTTTTCGCGATTCATTTGAATCCGCAGTAGGTTCCCGGAGCGACATCAGTGCGGTCGAGAAGATGCACTATCTGAAGGGCCTCGTTCAAGGAGAGGCAGCGCGCATTCTCGACCCTATCAAAATAAGCGAGCAGGGCTACAAGGACGCTTGGCGAACGTTGCGGCTGCGTTTTGAGAACAACCGGCAGTTAATCAAGTGTCACATTCGGACGCTTTTCGACACTCCAGCGATGCGCAAGGAATCAGCTGAAGATCTGCTTGCGCTGATCGATCGCTTCGAGCAGCAGATCTCCGTTCTGAAGAGCTTGGGTGAACCAGCAGACCGATGGAGCTCTATCCTGGTTTACCAGCTATCTATACGCCTCGATCCTTGTACGCTCCGGGAATGGGAGAACCACTGTAGCAAACTCGATGCTGACAACATCGCTTCGGTTCTGGGAGGAACCGCCGGCACATCAGAGGACACAAACACTGGTGCGTCAACTTCAATGCCATCATACGTGACGATGGTAAACTTCCTCCAGAACTACGCTCGAGTTTTGCAAGCAGTTTCTTCAGCCACTTCGAACACCGCTCCTCCTCGCAGCAAGCCAAATCCGACATCCAAGCTAGCAGCTTTTCCAGTCGCAGCTACACAGCAAACTGCAGTATCCAGTGCACCCTCTTCCAGCGCCAGCAAGCCGAAGCCGTGCGACAAGTGCGGTGAGAGTCATTACCTGTACAGCTGTCCGGAATTTCGGAAACTCAACCTTCGCCAACGGATCGACCTGGTAAGACAGAAAAACCTTTGCATTAACTGTTTGAGATCGAGTTCCCATTATGCCCGGAACTGTTCTGGGTCAAGATGCCGTACATGTACCAAGAAGCACCACACGCTTCTTCATACTGAGCCCTCTGACGACAATCCCGCTTCTGGTCAAGCCACCGGATCAACTTGCTGTGTTGCCCTCCAGCCGACTCTCACCGCAGCATCTGCGCTGCATGCTCCAAACTCACTGTCACCCCAGTCTGTTTCGCAAGCTCCCATCCAGCAACCGTCTACCTCTACCTCAATCGCAAACTTATCCCACATTCATGCGCCTTCCATGAGTTCTCAGACAGCCCTCGTATCACATACTGGTGAAGTGATTCTTGGAACCGTTTTCCTTCCGACTGCGCTAGTGAATATTCGTAACGGTAGAGGTCGCATCGTCACTGCTCGTTGCTTGCTGGACTGTGCATCCCAACGCAACTTTGTTTCTGGGGCTCTTTGCGAACGACTGCAGCTTCCTCGCATCCGATTGCCGCATGCTATCCCGATAAGCGGAATCGGAAACACTACAACGCTGGTTGAATACCAGGCCACGATAACCATCTTCTCTCGAGTCACTCCCTTCTCCGTACAATGCTCCATGCTCGTTCTGCCTTCCATTACCGTCAAGCTGCCCCAGTCGACGGTAGAAGCCCGCCACTGGCCGATTCCAAAGCACGTGGAGCTTGCAGATCCAACATTCGCTGTTACTGGCGACATCGACATGATTCTGGGTGCCGCCCATTTCTTCCAAATTCTTCGATACGGCAGGATATCGCTCGGGGAAGAGTTACCGCTTCTGCAGAATACAGAGTTCGGTTGGGTCGTCTCCGGAGAGTGTTTATTGGAAAACCACGATCACAGCGATCCACGCAAGTGCCAGTTCAGTAATCCCTGCACAATCGATGAATTGGTCAACCGATTCTGGCAGCTCGAAGAAGTCCACGATGCAAAGGGATGGTCTCCGTCGGAACGATACTGTGAGGAACATTTCGTGAAGAACACCACCCGCAACTCCGAAGGCCGCTACGTCGTCAAGCTGCCCAAGCGTGACTAGCTGCTTTGGCAGTTAAAGGACAACAAATACAACGCCACCCGCCGCTTCTTCTCTCTAGAACGCTCACTCGGTGCGAGTCCCGATAAGAAGGCGATGTATCAGCAGTTCATCCACGAGTACGTGAGATTGGGACATATGCGGGAGATTGGCCCCGATGAAATCGACGCGCAACCGCAATACTACCTTCCACACCACGCTGTGATGAAACTCGACAGCACCACTACAAAGCTTCGTACCGTATTCGACGCATCATGCCGCTCGAAGTCCGGTATCTCGCTGAACGATGTCCTGCTTCCTGGTCCCACAATCCAGGACACTCTCGTGACGATTGTCCTCCGTTTTCGAATCCACCAGTTCGTGATATCTGCggacattgaaaaaatgtacCGGCAGATTTTGGTCCATCCCACCGACCAACCGCTGCAGCGAATTCTCTGGCGCGAAGATCCCGAGGCTCCACTGAAGAGCTACCAGCTCCGCACCGTCACATACGGCACAAGCagtgctccatttttggcaactaggGTGCTGCAGAAGCTCGCCGATGATGAAGGGCAACATTTTCCGCTGGCGGAACCCGCTGTCCGCCACGACTTCTACGTCGACAATTTGCTGTCCGGTTCTGACGATGCTGAATCTCTCGCTGTTACCTGCAACCAGCTCATTGCAATGCTCGCAGGCGCAGGACTTCCTCTCCGACAATGGTCTTCGAATTGTCAAGCTATTCTTGATACCATTCCGTTGGAGCTCCGAGAGACGAAAACACTACTCGATTTGGACCACGAGTCCTCCGTGACTGCACTTGGCCTCCGCTGGGAACCGTCGACCGATTTTCTTTCGTTCAAGACGCCGAATTGGAAGGAATGCACGGTTCTGAACAAACGAACGATCCTCTCTCAGATCAGCAGTCTTTTCGACCCCTTAGGTTTGATTGGACCGACCATTGCAAAGGCGAAAATCATGCTGCAGAGTCTTTGGAAGCTCCATCTCGACTGGGACACACCCGTGGCTAACGGATTCGCTCACGAATGGCAGGAATTTCACCAGAAGTTTTCAGCTTTTGCCCACCTTCGAGTTTCTCGCCATGTGTTACGTCCGGATTACGATCGCTTAGAGATTCACGGGTTCAGCGACGCTTCAGAGTCTGCATATGGCGCATGCATCTATCTCCGGTCAATACCTGCCGAGGGCCCTTGTACAGTTCGCCTGGTGATTTCTAAGTCCAAGGTCGCTCCGATGGGGACTCAAACCATTCCACGCCTCGAGCTATGCGCAGCTCAACTCCTGTCCAGACTTCTTAAACAAGTTCAGGACAGCATCGACATAACCGCCACCACATATCTATGGACCGATTCTTCCATCGTCTTGAACTGGATATCCGCAACTCCATCGACATGGAAGACGTTCGTAGCCAACCGAGTGGCTGAAATCCAAGAGCTGACGTCTCACGCCGTTTGGAATCACGTCCCATCCGAAGACAATCCCGCCGATCTCGTTTCTCGAGGAATGGACCTCGATGAACTCCTCGCTAGTGCACTGTGGTGGAACGGACCGCAGTGGCTAAAACCAATATTCGCTCCTTGGCCAGCGAAGTACGTCGTCGTAGCGACCTTAAACTCAGACCAACCGGAGGTCCGACAGACTATTGCCCTTCCGGTCGTGAGCGTAGAACCGTCAGATATCGTCGATCGCTATTCCAATCTTCGTCAGCTACTTCGGATCGGCACACTTCTTCGGCGTTTCGCTGCTAACTGCCTTCACCGGAAGAATCACCAACCAATTCTTGTCGGCCCGTTGACGGCTCTTGACATTGATCGCACTCTGCTCAATCTGGTCCGTCGCATACAACAGCAGTACTTTGCCAACGAGATACGCCAACTTGAAACCGTCGGAAAAGTAAACCGTAAATCCAAGCTACGGTATCTGCACCCGACACTCGTAGACGGCATTATTCGTGTCGGCGGCCGGCTTCACAATGCTGCAATACCTGTCGACGGAAGACACCCGATCGTCCTCCCCAAACATCGTCTCACCGACATGATCGCCACGAGAGAACACCATAAGACGCTCCATGCCGGTCCCAGCTTACTACTATCCTCGTTGCGCCAAAGATTTTGGCCCCTCGGCGGACGGAACTTGGTTCGCAACATTGTTCACGGCTGCATGGTATGCGCACGTGCCAAACCCAAGCCGTTGCAGCAGCTGATGGGGGATCTGCCATCTGTTCGGGTCAACCAGGCGTACCCGTTTCAGAATGTTGGCGTTGACTTGGCTGGGCCAATGTACGTGAGAACGTCACTCCGAAATAAGAGATCGCCATTCTTCAAAGCCTACATCACCGTATACGTATGTATGGCTACCAAAGCCGTGCACTTGGACCTTGTGTCGGATCTGACCACTGGCACATTCATTGCGAGCCTGCGAAGATTCGTCGGCCGTAGAGGAAAGCCTGCGCATATCTACTGCGATAACGCCACGAACTTTGTTGGAACACAGCGAGAACTGGAAGAACTGCGGAAGCTTTTCCGAACTCAAGTTCACCAAGATGCCGTAGCAAACGAATGCGCAGACAACGGAATACAGTTCCACTTCATCCCACCTCGCTCTCCCACATTCGGTGGAATCTGGGAAGCCTGCGTGAAATCCGTGAAGACCCTGCTTCGCAAAATCCTCGGAAATGCCCACCTAACCGAATCCGAGCTGCAAACCGCATTGATTCAGGTCGAGTCAATGCTAAATTCTCGCCCAATCACGCCGTTGCCGGACAATCCATCCGATGAGCTTGCTCTGACTCCAGGACATTTCCTGATTGGTCGTCCGTTGAATGCGGTACCTGATCCAGATTGCCGTGAAGTTCCTGAATCCAGGTTGTCTCGATGGGAACGAGTACAACAGCTAACTCAGCACTTCTGGAGTCGTTGGCACAAGGAGTATCTCGCCACCCTGCAAAGTCGCTACCGCTGGCCAGAAGCCATGGACAATCTAGCCGTTGGTTCCATCGTCGCTCTCAAAGATGAGAGAGCACCGCCGTTGAAATGGTCCCTGGGACGCGTGCTCAGCGTTCAACCCGGCCCTGACGGCCTTGTTCGTGTCGCCACTGTGAAGTCGACCTACGGCATCGTTCAACGCGCCATCCCGAAGCTCTGCTTACTACCAGTTGAAGTAGCGCCACCCATCGTAGCACAGAGTCCCGCACCAACTAGCAGCCCTACGTCAACAACGCCAAATGAAGGCCCTTGCTCAGGGTACAGAGCCGCCGGACGAGCTCCCGGCCCCTACTCGGGGAAATGAGTCGCCAGACGAGATCCTGGCCCAAGCTCGGGGGTATCGAGCGGTTCGTGGTTCACCTGTAAAGAACCAAGCCTCGCCGTGTGGGTTCCTAGAACCCCCGGCTGGGACTTGACTCGAGTTAAGTACCCCATCCTAATTTGTTAAACCAACAGTTCGCGTACAGATGTTCCTCCTTTACAGCACACCACTCCCGGACAGTATCCTGCAGTTGGACCCGACGCACCTCGAAAAATCATCCTGGAAGCTGTAAGGAGGCCTGTACCGGCAAGACGAATCCAGATCTCCATATCCCGTTGAACGTCAGTCATCGCAAGAAGCTCGAACTTCCGCCGCTAATGCCCGTTGAATTCCTTAAAATTTCATTGGCGGCCGGAATGTTTAATACTCACCTTTAATCCACCACCACATGAacctgaaatgaaatgaaattttatgcattgtacATACCTGTAAATACTCACCTAGCCCTAAGAAAAAGTGAACTAATCATAGAATTTTAGAAACAAAATGCAATGTAAAATACTTACCGTACGATTCGCACAGTCAGCCCACTGTGCAAACCctaagcagaaatggattctgcAAACCATAACATAGCTGTCAAACAGCCGCAGCATAAAACACACATAGACAAATGTACAcaaaaaagcatacaataaacATAGTAAAACGCAATCGTTGGTGTCGGTcgcagaaaaatagttttttcgagttttcattttcgCGATATCCAAAGTTCCCTACAAACCCGTTCATTTCGCGCGCGACAGCTGAAAGTGCAGTGGATGCAGAAAAAGTCCTGATTCAGCAGGTGAAAACGGCAAAAACTTTCTAAAAGATCCAGAAAGTAAGAAGAGTGGTGAAGTGCGTGAAcaatgaaaataggctttttgtgtttcttgaccccaccgttttcaaggaaaaatagctttgaaaccctacatgcactagaaaaaagttgggcatgaaagggttaaattggaatgctcgttcattaaaaacgtgcgaagacgaatttcaacttcttgaggatacatattGTGCATGCAGCctttgtgaccgaaacttttttaaatccAAATATTTAATTGAacagtaactctaattttgtttttcatcaatttgatcgaattgttggattcggtgGAGGAATCGCAATCGCGCTTAATCACATGATCATACATTCCGTTAcaccgtctcttgacaccaaggtgatcgagagtttgggtatcgaagttgaaaccgatcttggtatcatttttattgctgcagcctactttccttttcagtgcactggcgagcaaattaacttcttgaaaggagacttacaaaaacttccaaaaattcgtcgaaattcttcataatcggtgattttaacgctaAACACCGATCCTGGaaaaatgctcaaagcaattccaacggtaaactactttttaatgattcctctgctggttattattcaattttatacCCGAATGgacctacgtgctattcgtctgtaaggaatcgaTCAATAATTGATTTGGGTTTGACAGATcacatttgtagcgaattgattacacatgctgactttgattctgatcacctTCCAgtatcttttttattttctcaagaagctgtttccaatccaattagctcagtgtttaattatcacaaagcgaagtAGGAAAGGTACAAagcttatattgagaataattttaatcgtgatcatgatttacaaaataaaactggcattgatacggcattacaaaattaaggtgattctatagttgatgctagaaatttatcagtaccaacaacacataaaaaaattaatactcctattcttgacgacgatcttcaacttctgattcgcttgaagaatgttcgaagacgtcaattcgtcacgttctcgtgatcctgctatgaaatatATCTATCAgcatctacaaaaagaaattaagcatagatagcacactcttaagaaatgaaaatttcgcgaaagatgTTGAACAAGTCAAGCCAAATTCtgaacctttctggaaactttctaaggttcttaagaaacctcagaaaccaattccagctttgaaggaaggtggcCATATatttcttacaaacgaagaaaaagctcgaAAACTTCCTCAGCAGTTTGAGAGCGTCCAtcattttaatctcaacgttgtgagtcctattgaaaacgaagtcttacaaaaatatgaaaacgtttaaatcaagtattgtctctagacgagattattaaaacaaactatgatgaaaTCAAATCCACcagaaaaaagttaaaaaatatgatagCTCCAGGTCATGATTTTCaatattcttcttaaaaaccttctcGAAATCACCatattcaacaatttttttgaattagcatacttccctg is part of the Topomyia yanbarensis strain Yona2022 chromosome 1, ASM3024719v1, whole genome shotgun sequence genome and encodes:
- the LOC131678027 gene encoding uncharacterized protein LOC131678027 produces the protein MADERKFSELELTKQNIVDSMALLEYYAKEYDKDSKFAGQVEAWAEKLEKFYDEFHRTVVKLEMFSTDKEPIDLKKERQLFDGRCYALRSFYLAKLAKKTCSPPSANPAPSRPMNIRLPELNLPKFSGKLEDWCVFRDSFESAVGSRSDISAVEKMHYLKGLVQGEAARILDPIKISEQGYKDAWRTLRLRFENNRQLIKCHIRTLFDTPAMRKESAEDLLALIDRFEQQISVLKSLGEPADRWSSILVYQLSIRLDPCTLREWENHCSKLDADNIASVLGGTAGTSEDTNTGASTSMPSYVTMVNFLQNYARVLQAVSSATSNTAPPRSKPNPTSKLAAFPVAATQQTAVSSAPSSSASKPKPCDKCGESHYLYSCPEFRKLNLRQRIDLVRQKNLCINCLRSSSHYARNCSGSRCRTCTKKHHTLLHTEPSDDNPASGQATGSTCCVALQPTLTAASALHAPNSLSPQSVSQAPIQQPSTSTSIANLSHIHAPSMSSQTALVSHTGEVILGTVFLPTALVNIRNGRGRIVTARCLLDCASQRNFVSGALCERLQLPRIRLPHAIPISGIGNTTTLVEYQATITIFSRVTPFSVQCSMLVLPSITVKLPQSTVEARHWPIPKHVELADPTFAVTGDIDMILGAAHFFQILRYGRISLGEELPLLQNTEFGWVVSGECLLENHDHSDPRKCQFSNPCTIDELVNRFWQLEEVHDAKGWSPSERYCEEHFVKNTTRNSEGRYVVKLPKRD